A genomic region of Plasmodium vivax chromosome 1, whole genome shotgun sequence contains the following coding sequences:
- a CDS encoding hypothetical protein, conserved (encoded by transcript PVX_087800A) produces MHHNEAAHHQEGEQHMQDGRKVAKHTVRRKWSDSHNGSMRDIYSKDGQAKKESWGEEQHCRGSQMNSHTPPNSNAIDAKLSSGRCPLRNSYVNVLYFKKLKLNKKLFEKMKNKNIVIYLKYKETTCTSKSIKINDSEIANLYLSFLITEPLAKNEKQIIKIYIKYFKDKKYKILSFGFVELNFEEFTEKFYKKKCYMLCYDKNSNKYVFGYFVLLLANQIKWTICNRKISHEFINKSYFVWDRNNYDHQIFYICKKIQSFLLQSVSSRGGSQGHAFQSLALLKHFGVTHSCPGTFRWRKPKQRISAREGTSSRGGEEEAGNFEGGEAQGKTEVCSSEPHGKIAICGSLTRLEDSSPSERSDQAEPSSPDNQDDVIKKGPSKKGLEETDVSGDRVEEPYESNELNELNELNDLNEFNKPNKFNNPNETNPFPTADDMQSENSATDEAEACAPYAAQYDATHCLESITAAGPFSSTEDLNQTMQKGDPPSCSQNSRVEGTNANEESNVEVHSDAYKQSELRETSRFYSHDETQKEEKDETQKAEKDEPRMAETDEPPWENPFDLILREKVENILNNDVDHFVEEVQFILTHLKKRIIKKNEFFCRELKNGYPDVEVVTKDHVAEKGDTKNEEDEDEDIEKKKIPIAHLTNGEKQSEQNCNVQKDILTILQNCVNTTSLYIKSVLKDKHVSKQEKGIFVVYDDIVDNIKKALSQFLQDGTSHEQNLNISRMKSISLGEKKKEKKITKKKSQSDSPQMCTLRKESHVSSEMSIGEGSRDQHKSYIGRHVSTALRHYKDKWKRKLSGARSYV; encoded by the coding sequence atgcatcacAATGAAGCCGCGCATCATCAAGAGGGAGAACAACACATGCAGGATGGCAGGAAGGTGGCGAAACACACGGTGAGGAGGAAGTGGAGTGATAGTCATAATGGGTCTATGCGGGACATCTATTCGAAGGATGGtcaggcgaaaaaggaaagttgGGGGGAAGAGCAACATTGTAGGGGAAGCCAAATGAACAGCCACACACCCCCGAACAGCAACGCGATTGATGCAAAGCTAAGCAGCGGAAGGTGCCCGCTTCGCAACTCCTACGTCAACGtactatattttaaaaaattaaaattaaataaaaaattgttcgaaaaaatgaaaaataaaaatattgtcatatatttaaagTATAAAGAAACGACATGCACAAGTAAAAGCATCAAAATCAACGACTCAGAAATAGCCAACTTATATTTGAGTTTTCTCATTACGGAGCCGctcgcaaaaaatgaaaaacaaattataaaaatttacataaaatattttaaagacaagaaatataaaattctttCTTTCGGATTTGTTGAattaaattttgaagaattcACAGaaaagttttataaaaaaaaatgctacatGTTATGTTACGATAAGAACAGCAATAAGTATGTATTTGGCTACTTCGTCTTGTTGTTGGCCAATCAGATTAAGTGGACCATATGCAACAGGAAAATTTCTCATGAGTTTATTAACAAGTCATATTTCGTATGGGAtagaaataattatgatcatcagattttttacatttgtaaaaaaattcagagCTTCCTATTGCAGTCGGTTAGCTCCCGGGGGGGTAGTCAGGGGCACGCCTTTCAAAGCCTCGCCCTGCTCAAGCATTTCGGGGTCACGCACAGCTGCCCGGGGACGTTCAGGTGGAGAAAGCCGAAGCAGCGGATATCCGCTAGGGAGGGCACGTCaagcagagggggggaggaagaagcggggaACTTCGAGGGGGGTGAAGCGCAGGGGAAGACAGAAGTTTGTTCGAGTGAACCCCATGGGAAGATCGCCATATGCGGGTCCTTAACGCGCCTGGAGGATTCATCCCCAAGTGAACGGAGCGATCAAGCGGAACCAAGCTCGCCAGATAACCAAGACGATGTCATCAAAAAGGGGCCCTCAAAAAAGGGTCTAGAAGAGACGGATGTGAGTGGTGACAGGGTGGAAGAGCCATACGAGTCCAACGAGCTCAACGAGCTAAACGAGCTAAACGATCTAAACGAATTTAACAAGCCCAACAAATTTAACAATCCCAACGAGACCAACCCTTTCCCCACCGCAGACGATATGCAGAGCGAAAATTCTGCCACGGATGAGGCGGAAGCGTGCGCCCCATATGCGGCCCAGTACGATGCCACCCACTGCCTGGAAAGCATAACCGCAGCAGGCCCCTTCTCTTCAACGGAGGACCTAAATCAAAcgatgcaaaagggggatcCTCCAAGTTGCTCTCAAAACAGCCGAGTGGAGGGAACAAACGCAAACGAGGAAAGCAATGTAGAGGTGCATAGTGACGCGTATAAACAGTCAGAGTTGCGCGAAACGAGCAGGTTTTACTCTCACGATGAGAcgcagaaggaagaaaaggacgAGACGCAGAAGGCGGAAAAGGATGAGCCGCGGATGGCAGAAACGGACGAGCCGCCTTGGGAAAACCCTTTTGATTTAATTCTACGCGAAAAGGtggaaaacattttaaacaaCGATGTAGACCATTTCGTAGAGGAAGTCCAATTTATTCTCACACacctaaaaaaaaggatcataaaaaaaaatgaatttttttgcagGGAGCTAAAAAATGGGTACCCAGACGTTGAAGTGGTAACGAAAGATCACGTcgcagaaaagggggacacgaaaaacgaagaggatgaggatgaagatatagaaaaaaaaaaaatccccattGCGCATCTCACAAATGGTGAAAAACAAAGCGAACAGAACTGTAACGTACAAAAGGACATACttaccattttgcaaaattgtgtaaaCACCACTTCGCTTTATATCAAATCCGTTTTGAAGGACAAACATGTGAGCAAACAGGAGAAGGGCATTTTTGTCGTGTACGATGATATCGtagataatataaaaaaggcactATCCCAGTTTTTGCAAGATGGCACATCACATGAgcaaaatttaaacatttcgCGAATGAAGTCGATAagtttgggggaaaaaaaaaaagaaaaaaaaattacaaagaagaaaagcCAATCTGactccccccaaatgtgTACCCTTCGTAAGGAGAGCCATGTATCTTCCGAAATGAGCATTGGCGAGGGTTCGCGCGACCAACATAAGAGCTACATCGGCAGACACGTGTCGACGGCCTTGCGACACTACAAGGATAAGTGGAAGCGCAAGTTGTCCGGAGCTCGCAGTTACGTTTGA
- a CDS encoding hypothetical protein, conserved (encoded by transcript PVX_087802A) codes for MFRGGACQSVSKLKRLIPARGVKTSARLPTYDHFIFNFDDVENLKKLKEINTEPLVVQKNEDKYEHILDQSKLKKTRKLLTLVRKKLINYQQTPLNRFFFIFYKNVECLSEAEVIDLLYLAVRNRKYYAHEGDVESGFDTQAGGLCDGENNSIVGEGNHFHNFNRNNVQDISDHVYTNVGEAKDIAILTWEKEHLGGDNQKANEGCAPRGEDPEWGDDANSDESSHLKCKGVGSIAQNGTTNWLVAMEEDRMDPRKNPKYIQKSPNFKRRNVDYVLRLLSSLRNSLRERKIATKNTMTLLDVYKWSYCLRHYRMAEGDSFIVPYICSFLKKEISHVNQKRNDYEIRDDEQLNLLLNVLIIHHKKLKGHFFNLLYDYLFAVFKRGIFSLSCKNICLLLQVNNFQVGKYDPFFLSLLGGGATPRRVTPEMVSASDSLTPADVNYLLFYQLKNGAMRGAPPFDLLTDRLANTPEVTSQKIQNVHLLSLLLLRYDYSKRHASETHDKFVEIIYHMYYYLRKNMSSLLGNKKKRENLLNVRFLTSFSLALSLIGNNLHVNDELCLFVLCLVTNPEQTLTTRDYIALLKISHFYNFQKELHFSRNALYCEDKACFYICGGGGGDQQGYLPLSWERLSSYIYECLKVVYSFEGEGRTWRGTPAGDLQRERQKVGTSNGMAIKREPHLDPPPIEDMTKPAALTEVPPPKGTPETHLLKGQNFSVENTFRVKPPAQCINKQKAAKKNKSYYMHILDILPSVQNDPNGKPFYKHLLRLFQRDVGHFNLHMFDVDKILFTYSLLNMKKEDLPLDTLNLLKRVKENIMRKDHPLEKERYLLHSLCNILLTMAELNLLPIVDIKIFEKKVLTNVHFLNIGAILTLMQYYILKGAGTTGVSAHTKEIALLVLHYVKRKYLLSRNGADGGTAQFEELKGDVNYPTIERYLHQRGSHNGEAASKGEGLNRKGDPSYSPKTDALKNESTFFAPFEKINEDDLHEFLLLRFVFVHLVTHTSLFHDNMKHHHGGGRHYRAMVNNLNRVVLHLKTDFSDMLLVGLEDGHDVVTPQEGGPASRQDIQRDSEEAERGTLPSCVSEEVKNEHIVGPPNQSNILSRENFRLLTSYITFTLKHDLNFLTNDRNFHEAVALQHSFVKNFKSLYYNYKYSFVYRKLILSLIFGMRRRSSLRVKCPLNVLKNSPSGVEKMNINEYTQVLRLFSALCEEEGRGGNAFCSYLTKNCVKVPSSQPPPQYDILLNGHLIYQMSSSEIVHVHLNVPFFNYTIPMLIETKAFSVAVQVVFTPTENVDTYATLFSVMRGLLKSYNYEVILVKRRGGA; via the coding sequence ATGTTCCGCGGGGGAGCCTGCCAAAGCGTGAGCAAACTTAAAAGACTCATTCCAGCAAGAGGCGTAAAAACATCAGCCAGACTTCCCACCTACGACCACTTCATCTTCAATTTCGATGACgtagaaaatttaaaaaagttaaaagagATAAACACGGAACCGTTGgtggtacaaaaaaatgaggacaAATATGAACACATTTTAGATCaaagtaaattaaaaaaaacaagaaaattGCTCACGTTGGTtcgcaaaaaattgataaactATCAGCAGACCCCCCTGAATaggtttttcttcatattctataaaaatgtggagtGTCTCTCCGAGGCCGAAGTGATCGATTTGTTGTATTTGGCCGTACGGAACAGGAAGTATTATGCACATGAAGGGGATGTAGAGAGCGGCTTTGACACTCAGGCTGGTGGTCTCTGTGATGGGGAGAACAATTCCATCGTCGGGGAGGGAAACCACTTCCATAACTTCAATAGGAACAACGTACAAGACATTTCTGATCATGTCTACACCAATGTAGGAGAAGCGAAAGATATCGCCATACTCACCTGGGAGAAAGAGCACCTCGGGGGGGACAATCAGAAAGCAAATGAAGGCTGTGCACCAAGAGGAGAAGACCCCGAATGGGGTGATGACGCAAATAGTGATGAAAGTTCTCATTTGAAATGTAAAGGGGTGGGTTCCATTGCACAGAATGGGACTACCAATTGGTTGGTGGCTATGGAAGAGGATCGGATGGACCCCAGAAAAAATCCCAAGTACATTCAGAAAAGCCCCAATTTTAAGCGTCGAAATGTCGATTACGTGCTGAGGCTGCTATCCTCTTTGAGGAACTCGctaagggaaagaaaaattgccacGAAAAACACGATGACCTTGCTGGACGTGTACAAATGGTCGTACTGTTTGCGCCACTACAGAATGGCAGAGGGGGACAGTTTCATAGTCCCCTACATCTGCTCTTTcctaaaaaaggaaatcagTCATGTAAATCAAAAGAGGAACGACTACGAAATAAGAGACGATGAGCAACTGAACCTTCTGCTGAACGTCCTAATCATACACCACAAAAAGCTGaaggggcatttttttaacctgcTATATGACTACCTATTTGCGGTGTTCAAGAGGGGGATCTTCAGCCTCTCCTGCAAGAATATATGCCTACTACTGCAGGTGAATAATTTCCAAGTGGGTAAGTACgatcccttttttctttccctgcTTGGGGGAGGAGCAACGCCGCGCAGGGTAACACCAGAAATGGTGAGCGCTTCCGACTCGCTAACCCCCGCGGACGTGAACTACCTGCTGTTTTACCAACTGAAGAACGGCGCAATGAGGGGCGCCCCCCCGTTTGACCTGCTCACGGACCGCCTCGCCAACACACCCGAAGTGACCTCTCAAAAGATTCAAAATGTGCACCTCCTATCGTTGCTACTGCTCCGCTATGACTACTCCAAAAGGCACGCCAGTGAAACGCACGACAAATTTGTGgaaataatttatcatatgtATTATTACCTGCGGAAGAATATGAGTAGCCTAttagggaataaaaaaaaaagagaaaacctTTTGAATGTCCGCTTTTTAACATCCTTTTCGCTAGCTCTCTCTCTGATAGGGAACAACCTCCATGTGAATGATGAGTTGTGCCTCTTCGTGCTTTGCCTTGTAACCAATCCGGAGCAGACACTGACCACCCGTGACTACATAGCTTTGTTGAAAAtctcccatttttataacttccaAAAGGAGCTACATTTTAGCAGGAACGCTCTCTACTGTGAAGACAAGGCGTGCTTCTACATCTGTGGCGGTGGTGGTGGGGACCAGCAGGGGTACCTCCCCCTCAGTTGGGAGCGGCTATCTAGCTACATTTACGAATGCTTAAAGGTGGTATATTCCTTTGAAGGGGAGGGAAGAACTTGGAGGGGCACCCCTGCAGGGGATCTCCAGAGGGAAAGGCAGAAGGTGGGCACGTCAAACGGGATGGCCATCAAAAGGGAACCACATTTGGATCCCCCACCCATCGAAGACATGACTAAACCTGCCGCGCTTACGGAGGTACCCCCGCCAAAGGGTACCCCCGAAACGCACCTTCTGAAGGGGCAAAACTTCTCCGTTGAAAACACCTTTCGAGTGAAACCACCCGCACAGTGCATCAACAAACAGAAGGCGGcaaagaagaacaaaagcTACTACATGCACATTTTGGACATCCTACCGTCGGTGCAAAACGACCCAAATGGCAAGCCTTTTTATAAACACCTGCTACGATTGTTCCAAAGGGACGTGGGCCATTTTAACCTACACATGTTTGACGTAGATAAGATCCTATTCACGTATAGTCTGCTCAACATGAAAAAAGAGGACCTCCCTTTGGATACTCTAAACCTACTAAAAAGGGtgaaagaaaatattatgagGAAGGATCACCCCttggaaaaagaaaggtACCTCCTTCATTCCCTCTGCAACATTCTTCTGACGATGGCCGAATTGAACCTCCTTCCAATAGTggacataaaaattttcgaGAAAAAGGTCCTCACAAATGTGCACTTCTTAAACATCGGTGCTATTCTCACCCTGATGCAGTACTACATTTTGAAGGGAGCGGGGACGACCGGGGTAAGTGCTCACACAAAAGAGATTGCTTTGCTGGTTCTGCATTATGTTAAGAGGAAGTACCTGCTTTCGAGGAATGGTGCAGATGGAGGTACTGCCCAATTTGAGGAGCTCAAGGGGGATGTGAATTATCCCACCATCGAGCGTTATCTGCACCAGAGGGGTAGTCACAATGGGGAAGCGGCCTCCAAGGGGGAAGGGCTCAACCGAAAGGGAGACCCTTCCTATAGTCCCAAAACTGATGCACTAAAAAACGAAAGcactttttttgccccctttgaaaaaataaacgaagaCGATTTGCACGAATTTCTACTGCTCAGATTTGTCTTCGTCCACCTCGTCACCCATACGAGCCTCTTTCACGATAATATGAAACATCaccatgggggggggaggcactaCCGCGCCATGGTGAATAACCTTAACAGAGTTGTCCTTCACCTGAAGACTGACTTCTCAGACATGCTGTTGGTCGGCCTGGAGGATGGCCATGATGTAGTGACTCCCCAAGAAGGGGGCCCCGCGAGTCGGCAAGATATCCAAAGGGACAGcgaagaagcagaaaggGGGACTCTACCCAGCTGCGTATCagaagaagtgaaaaacgAGCACATTGTGGGACCCCCAAACCAAAGTAACATCCTTAGCCGCGAGAATTTCCGCCTACTCACCAGCTACATTACGTTCACCCTTAAGCATGACCTGAATTTTCTTACGAATGACCGGAATTTCCACGAAGCAGTGGCGTTGCAACATTCGTTTGTTAAGAACTTCAAAAGTTTGTACTATAATTATAAGTACTCATTTGTCTATCGCAAATTAATTCTTTCATTAATATTTGGcatgaggagaagaagttccTTGCGGGTGAAGTGCCCCTTAAATGTTCTGAAGAACAGCCCAAGtggagtggaaaaaatgaacataaatgAGTACACACAGGTATTGAGGCTGTTTAGTGCTCTGTGTGAGGAGGAGGgacgggggggaaacgccTTTTGCAGCTACTTAACAAAAAACTGTGTGAAAGTGCCCAGCTCGCAACCCCCCCCGCAGTATGACATTCTCCTGAATGGCCACTTAATTTACCAAATGAGCAGCAGCGAAATTGTCCACGTCCATTTgaatgtccctttttttaactacACCATTCCGATGCTCATAGAAACGAAAGCCTTTTCTGTGGCAGTGCAGGTGGTTTTCACCCCCACGGAAAATGTAGACACGTATGCAACATTGTTCAGCGTTATGAGGGGGCtcttaaaaagttataattatGAGGTGATACTGGTGAAGAGAAGAGGGGGGGCGTAA
- a CDS encoding hypothetical protein, conserved (encoded by transcript PVX_087805A): MMQSIQVNSPKKVVRMQGASDEDEENEKEEYLITNLTESNKNMPSLIVRIPSNMNKFLSKEEVKIDFNEDIKLPNKKGSKKLRSFKMEPSATGSCEEQVSEKTLENTYGSPDVKVDSTYQSEGTDGGGGSGESGDEEDDPDDEMSEGLIHSFKQNYVEKHQANACDESVAFLRDHTKNELEYFLQKKKLHCSYEMKINDIINIDYDKLNEKNIIPYFLTNMFDVEQKKKREKLKQLLEAKRKAMLERTKRRHNSQMEKGVAGRQKGKPRPSSKGSKLTKGEEKLHSGKLKKEKGASGKGGQTEDSAEKQSDDADDENDDENDDENDDVDDENDANGEDPSGGKGHSDGGDDSYEPPPTGGKRRSKPGAKLVGGKGKRTRTEEGDQQEDPYLDDFDKDADVDADVDADVDADVDADVDVDADADVDVDADADVDVDADADVNIYNDPTLYGIEGSSDYTEGQKSDLENSQEEDAAKDQQQTGSTPKAQKKKKKNVEEQEEEEKIDDIVDTETQKLISYDYYSSVNIKEVVKPSYKIKSLTPFIPIEENIDNLDHVQKLQYLIKNLPHTHIKEKRSLYHYNIKQFIKWKVYLMNNINICLYGVGSKYHVLNLFCNICLNDGNKCIVLGFEEEINFEEIITRILEYHYKYKTSKNLKSFDLLYELIHKVNEANVPLYFVIHNIDNVKLYPYYEYFSFMSQYDNIHFVCSIDDVSFELNMNFKNISSINFHYVKCHTWLDYRHEILRQWNKFLPEWVFNKKCEEVDVKKNIETILNALSINHKRLFKIIASIQLENLEKGIYGVEKESLLQDKRIFTVGASSIRINSLLVEFVSHNVITETRLKEGNTFLKINADKEELKRLAEQL; the protein is encoded by the coding sequence ATGATGCAGAGCATCCAGGTGAACTCACCCAAGAAAGTGGTGCGGATGCAAGGAGCAAGTGacgaagatgaagaaaacgaaaaagaagaatacCTCATCACCAACCTCACCGAAAGCAATAAAAACATGCCCAGTCTTATAGTCCGTATTCCGAGCAacatgaacaaatttttaagcaAAGAGGAAGTAAAAATTGACTTTAACGAAGATATTAAACTGCCtaataaaaaggggagcaaaaagTTGCGCTCCTTTAAGATGGAGCCATCTGCGACGGGCAGCTGTGAGGAGCAAGTGAGTGAGAAGACCCTGGAGAATACCTACGGGAGCCCCGATGTCAAGGTGGACAGTACGTACCAGTCGGAGGGGACAGACGGagggggtggaagcggcgaaagtggcgatgaggaggacgaccCGGACGACGAAATGAGTGAGGGACTCATCCACTCATTCAAGCAGAACTACGTGGAGAAGCACCAAGCGAACGCTTGCGACGAAAGCGTTGCCTTCCTGAGAGAccacacaaaaaatgaactagaatattttctccaaaaaaaaaaactgcactGTTCAtacgaaatgaaaataaatgacaTTATCAACATAGACTATGATAAGctgaatgagaaaaatatcATCCCCTACTTCTTAACGAACATGTTTGACGTAgaacagaagaagaagagggagaagttGAAGCAGCTGCTGGAGGCCAAGAGGAAGGCCATGCTGGAGAGAACAAAGAGGAGACATAACAGCCAAATGGAGAAGGGGGTGGCGGGGCGCCAGAAGGGAAAGCCCAGGCCCAGCTCCAAGGGGAGCAAACTGacgaagggggaggagaagctgcaCAGCGGGAAgttgaaaaaggagaagggtGCAAGCGGAAAGGGGGGCCAAACTGAGGACAGCGCTGAAAAGCAAAGTGACGACGCTGACGATGAGAATGACGATGAAAATGACGACGAAAATGACGATGTTGATGATGAGAATGACGCCAACGGAGAGGACCCCTCGGGCGGGAAGGGCCACTCCGATGGGGGAGACGATTCATACGAGCCCCCCCCAACGGGCGGCAAGCGGAGAAGCAAACCGGGGGCGAAACTAGTCGGGGGAAAGGGCAAAAGGACACGCACCGAGGAGGGAGACCAGCAGGAGGACCCCTACCTGGACGACTTCGATAAAGACGCCGACGTGGACGCGGATGTAGACGCGGATGTAGACGCGGATGTAGACGCGGATGTAGACGTAGATGCGGACGCCGATGTAGACGTAGATGCGGACGCCGATGTAGACGTAGATGCGGACGCCGATGTGAACATCTACAACGACCCGACGCTGTACGGAATCGAAGGGAGCAGCGACTACACGGAGGGGCAAAAGAGCGACTTAGAAAACTCCCAAGAAGAAGATGCAGCAAAGGATCAACAACAGACGGGGAGCACTCCCAaagcgcagaaaaaaaaaaaaaaaaatgtagaggaacaagaagaagaagaaaaaatagatgACATAGTAGACACAGAAACGCAAAAATTAATCTCCTATGATTACTACTCCagtgtaaatataaaagaagtGGTAAAGCCgagttataaaataaaatcgtTAACCCCGTTTATTCCTATTGAGGAAAATATAGACAATTTAGATCACgtgcaaaaattgcaataCCTGATTAAGAACCtgccacacacacacataaaGGAGAAGAGGTCCCTGTACCACTACAACATTAAGCAGTTTATCAAGTGGAAAGTGTATctaatgaataatataaacatttgCCTCTACGGAGTAGGGTCGAAATATCACGTGCTGAACCTCTTTTGCAACATTTGCCTAAATGACGGGAACAAATGCATTGTACTAGGGttcgaagaagaaataaattttgaagaaattataaCGCGCATATTGGAGTACCACtataaatacaaaacgtccaaaaatttaaagtcATTTGATTTGCTCTACGAATTAATACACAAAGTAAATGAGGCAAATGTTCCCCTTTACTTcgttatacataatatagaTAACGTAAAATTATACCCCTACTATGAGTACTTTTCCTTTATGAGTCAATATGATAACATTCACTTCGTTTGCTCCATTGATGATGTCTCCTTTGAGCTCAACATGAACTTTAAGAACATCAGTTCGATTAACTTTCACTATGTGAAGTGCCACACGTGGTTAGACTACCGTCACGAAATTCTGAGGCAGTGGAATAAGTTCCTCCCCGAGTGGGTgttcaataaaaaatgcgaagaGGTTGACGTGAAGAAGAACATAGAAACTATATTAAACGCGCTGAGCATAAATCATAAGAGACTCTTTAAAATCATTGCATCCATTCAGCTggaaaatttggaaaaggGCATCTACGGGGTGGAGAAAGAGTCCTTGCTGCAGGACAAGCGAATATTTACCGTAGGGGCTTCCAGCATTAGGATTAACTCCCTCCTTGTCGAGTTCGTTTCCCACAACGTTATCACCGAAACGAGGCTCAAGGAGGGTAACACCTTCCTCAAAATAAATGCGGACAAGGAGGAGCTCAAGAGGCTCGCCGAGCAGTTGTGA